In the Ostrinia nubilalis chromosome 7, ilOstNubi1.1, whole genome shotgun sequence genome, one interval contains:
- the LOC135073553 gene encoding copper transport protein ATOX1 gives MSSTHIFNVEMTCEGCSGAVERVLNRLKGQGVENVSISLPEQKVSVTSTLSADHLLDVIKKTGKKTTYVGKE, from the exons ATGTCATCG acACACATCTTTAATGTGGAAATGACCTGTGAGGGCTGTTCTGGAGCTGTGGAAAGAGTTCTTAACAGGCTAAAAGGGCAGGGAGTCGAGAATGTGTCTATAAGTCTACCGGAACAGAAAGTATCAGTGACATCAACACTCAGCGCTGACCATCTCTTGGATGTGATCAAGAAAACAGGAAAGAAAACTACTTATGTAGGGAAGGAATAA